One Mercurialis annua linkage group LG3, ddMerAnnu1.2, whole genome shotgun sequence DNA window includes the following coding sequences:
- the LOC126673583 gene encoding ceramide kinase isoform X1 yields the protein MEIINDVKGEKDELSVLQSTFLLDNIGEVSLTLNSDGLSWQLLESFDTDDSICLGIKFIPKLATDIKFSDMYGAELVDYGLVHGSNYPNVGKYLMSRKCHDSEMHRFAVHGFQKSQSQPCLWVLTEYKFGHKDLRTCQLWVGRIKALLKMEVDRPKSLLVFINPRSGKSCGCRTWETVAPIFSHAGVEAKVVVTERAGHAFDVMSSLGNKELKSYDGVIVVGGDGFFNEILNGFLLSRHKASHPPSPSDFIHSDESKGNASAHGLNKTVIEAACKNEANAPLISSSTNNESGLGNVGTVDGPDNTDEDLEFPYLQEKIRFGIIPAGSTDAIVMCTTGTRDPITSALHIVLGKRVHLDIAQVVRWKTSSTSVTEPYVRYAASFAGYGFYGDVITESEKYRWMGPKRYDYAGTKVFLRHKSYEAEVAYVETDPGKSNSTIGKGHLLSRIKGALEKSERSVCRINCSVCKPVHVSARSPRAAPYSRPEGIKWVRRRGHFLSVGAAIISNRNERAPDGLVADAHLSDGFLHLLLIRDCPRAFYLWHLTQLAKKGGKPLNLEFVEHHKTPAFTFTSFGNESVWNLDGELFPAHKLSAQVFQGLISLFASGPEV from the exons ATGGAGATTATAAATGATGTTAAAGGAGAAAAAGATGAATTATCGGTTTTACAATCGACATTTTTGTTGGATAATATCGGAGAAGTTTCTCTCACTCTCAATTCCGATGGATTGTCTTGGCAATTGCTCGAATCCTTCGACACT GATGATTCCATTTGTTTAGGAATTAAATTTATTCCTAAACTTGCAACTGACATAAAGTTTTCTGACATGTATGGTGCTGAATTGGTCGACTACGGTTTAGTTCATGGATCGAATTACCCTAATGTTGGAAAGTATCTTATGAGTCGCAAGTGTCACGATTCTGAG ATGCATCGATTTGCAGTACATGGATTTCAAAAGTCTCAGTCTCAGCCCTGTCTTTGGGTTTTAACTGAATATAAATTTGGTCACAAAGATTTGCGGACTTGTCAACTATGGGTTGGAAGAATTAAGGCTTTGCTAAAGATGGAAGTGGACAGGCCAAAAAGTCTTCTG GTTTTCATAAATCCAAGGAGTGGGAAATCATGTGGCTGTAGAACCTGGGAAACTGTGGCTCCTATATTTTCACATGCGGGTGTGGAAGCAAAG GTTGTTGTAACAGAGAGAGCAGGGCATGCATTTGATGTGATGTCATCTCTTGGAAACAAGGAACTTAAGTCATATGATGGTGTCATAGTTGTC GGTGGTGATGGCTTCTTTAATGAGATCCTCAATGGATTTCTTCTTTCTAGGCATAAAGCTTCTCACCCACCATCTCCTTCAGATTTTATTCATTCTGATGAGAGCAAAGGCAATGCTTCAGCTCACGGTTTAAATAAGACTGTTATTGAAGCTGCTTGCAAAAATGAAGCTAATGCTCCACTTATTTCAAGCTCCACAAATAATGAATCCGGGTTAGGAAATGTTG GAACTGTAGATGGTCCTGACAACACTG ATGAAGATCTGGAGTTTCCATATCTCCAAGAAAAAATCAGATTCGGAATTATTCCTGCTGGTTCAACAGATGCCATCGTGATGTG TACAACCGGAACACGAGATCCTATAACATCTGCATTGCACATTGTGCTGGGTAAAAGGGTGCATCTTGATATAGCTCAAGTTGTTAGATGGAAGACGTCATCTACATCTGTTACTGAACCTTATGTGCGTTATGCGGCTTCTTTTGCGGG GTATGGATTTTATGGGGATGTTATTACTGAGAGTGAAAAATACCGCTGGATGGGCCCTAAACGCTATGACTATGCAGGAACGAAGGTGTTCTTGAGACACAA ATCCTATGAGGCAGAAGTAGCATATGTAGAAACTGATCCAGGAAAAAGTAATTCAACTATTGGAAAAGGTCATCTACTTAGCAGAATTAAAGGTGCATTGGAAAAATCAGAAAGATCAGTTTGTCGCATAAATTGTAGTGTCTGTAAACCTGTTCATGTATCTGCAAGAAGTCCCCGAGCAGCACCTTATTCACGTCCAGAAGGCATTAAATGGGTGAGACGCCGAGGACATTTTCTGAGTGTTGGTGCTGCTATAATCTCTAACAGAAATGAAAGAGCACCAGATGGTTTAGTGGCTGACGCACACCTTTCAGATGGCTTCCTGCATCTCTTGTTGATTAGAGACTGTCCTCGCGCTTTTTATTTATG GCACCTAACCCAGCTCGCGAAAAAAGGGGGAAAGCCCCTGAATTTGGAGTTTGTGGAACACCACAAG ACCCCGGCTTTCACATTTACTTCATTCGGCAATGAGAGTGTTTGGAATCTGGACGGTGAGCTCTTTCCGGCACATAAACTATCGGCACAAGTATTTCAAGGGCTTATTAGCTTATTTGCATCTGGTCCTGAAGTCTAG
- the LOC126673583 gene encoding ceramide kinase isoform X2: MSRKCHDSEMHRFAVHGFQKSQSQPCLWVLTEYKFGHKDLRTCQLWVGRIKALLKMEVDRPKSLLVFINPRSGKSCGCRTWETVAPIFSHAGVEAKVVVTERAGHAFDVMSSLGNKELKSYDGVIVVGGDGFFNEILNGFLLSRHKASHPPSPSDFIHSDESKGNASAHGLNKTVIEAACKNEANAPLISSSTNNESGLGNVGTVDGPDNTDEDLEFPYLQEKIRFGIIPAGSTDAIVMCTTGTRDPITSALHIVLGKRVHLDIAQVVRWKTSSTSVTEPYVRYAASFAGYGFYGDVITESEKYRWMGPKRYDYAGTKVFLRHKSYEAEVAYVETDPGKSNSTIGKGHLLSRIKGALEKSERSVCRINCSVCKPVHVSARSPRAAPYSRPEGIKWVRRRGHFLSVGAAIISNRNERAPDGLVADAHLSDGFLHLLLIRDCPRAFYLWHLTQLAKKGGKPLNLEFVEHHKTPAFTFTSFGNESVWNLDGELFPAHKLSAQVFQGLISLFASGPEV, from the exons ATGAGTCGCAAGTGTCACGATTCTGAG ATGCATCGATTTGCAGTACATGGATTTCAAAAGTCTCAGTCTCAGCCCTGTCTTTGGGTTTTAACTGAATATAAATTTGGTCACAAAGATTTGCGGACTTGTCAACTATGGGTTGGAAGAATTAAGGCTTTGCTAAAGATGGAAGTGGACAGGCCAAAAAGTCTTCTG GTTTTCATAAATCCAAGGAGTGGGAAATCATGTGGCTGTAGAACCTGGGAAACTGTGGCTCCTATATTTTCACATGCGGGTGTGGAAGCAAAG GTTGTTGTAACAGAGAGAGCAGGGCATGCATTTGATGTGATGTCATCTCTTGGAAACAAGGAACTTAAGTCATATGATGGTGTCATAGTTGTC GGTGGTGATGGCTTCTTTAATGAGATCCTCAATGGATTTCTTCTTTCTAGGCATAAAGCTTCTCACCCACCATCTCCTTCAGATTTTATTCATTCTGATGAGAGCAAAGGCAATGCTTCAGCTCACGGTTTAAATAAGACTGTTATTGAAGCTGCTTGCAAAAATGAAGCTAATGCTCCACTTATTTCAAGCTCCACAAATAATGAATCCGGGTTAGGAAATGTTG GAACTGTAGATGGTCCTGACAACACTG ATGAAGATCTGGAGTTTCCATATCTCCAAGAAAAAATCAGATTCGGAATTATTCCTGCTGGTTCAACAGATGCCATCGTGATGTG TACAACCGGAACACGAGATCCTATAACATCTGCATTGCACATTGTGCTGGGTAAAAGGGTGCATCTTGATATAGCTCAAGTTGTTAGATGGAAGACGTCATCTACATCTGTTACTGAACCTTATGTGCGTTATGCGGCTTCTTTTGCGGG GTATGGATTTTATGGGGATGTTATTACTGAGAGTGAAAAATACCGCTGGATGGGCCCTAAACGCTATGACTATGCAGGAACGAAGGTGTTCTTGAGACACAA ATCCTATGAGGCAGAAGTAGCATATGTAGAAACTGATCCAGGAAAAAGTAATTCAACTATTGGAAAAGGTCATCTACTTAGCAGAATTAAAGGTGCATTGGAAAAATCAGAAAGATCAGTTTGTCGCATAAATTGTAGTGTCTGTAAACCTGTTCATGTATCTGCAAGAAGTCCCCGAGCAGCACCTTATTCACGTCCAGAAGGCATTAAATGGGTGAGACGCCGAGGACATTTTCTGAGTGTTGGTGCTGCTATAATCTCTAACAGAAATGAAAGAGCACCAGATGGTTTAGTGGCTGACGCACACCTTTCAGATGGCTTCCTGCATCTCTTGTTGATTAGAGACTGTCCTCGCGCTTTTTATTTATG GCACCTAACCCAGCTCGCGAAAAAAGGGGGAAAGCCCCTGAATTTGGAGTTTGTGGAACACCACAAG ACCCCGGCTTTCACATTTACTTCATTCGGCAATGAGAGTGTTTGGAATCTGGACGGTGAGCTCTTTCCGGCACATAAACTATCGGCACAAGTATTTCAAGGGCTTATTAGCTTATTTGCATCTGGTCCTGAAGTCTAG
- the LOC126670970 gene encoding LOW QUALITY PROTEIN: probable isoaspartyl peptidase/L-asparaginase 3 (The sequence of the model RefSeq protein was modified relative to this genomic sequence to represent the inferred CDS: inserted 2 bases in 1 codon), whose product MATGSLPNAFIFFSVILSTVVGKNGVVNSAKHPVVVSTWPFKEAVRAAWRAVDSGDSAVDAVVEGCSACEQLRCDGTVGPGGSPDENGETTIDALVMNGVTMEVGAVAAMRYVKDGIRAAKLVMQHTEHTLLVGEQASVFAIAMGLPGPENLSSPESMEKWTIWKENHCKPNFWKNVVPVNGCGPYHPKGIMNVIEEECSQINPIPRSCLIGRHSHDTISMAVIDRMGHVAVGTSTNGATYKIPGRVGDGPIPGSSAYADSDVGACGATGDGDIMMRFLPCYQVVESMRXSREAAEDAISRIARKFPDFVGAVFAINKTGVHAGACHGWTFQYSVRSSDMDDVEVFTVFPKI is encoded by the exons ATGGCCACGGGAAGCCTACCCAATGCTTTTATTTTCTTCTCCGTAATTCTCTCTACG GTAGTAGGCAAGAATGGGGTTGTCAATTCAGCTAAGCACCCCGTAGTAGTGAGCACGTGGCCATTCAAAGAAGCTGTTAGAGCTGCTTGGAGAGCTGTAGATAGCGGCGATTCTGCTGTTGATGCTGTTGTGGAGGGTTGCTCTGCTTGTGAGCAACTTAGATGTGACGGTACAG TGGGGCCTGGTGGAAGTCCTGATGAGAATGGAGAAACTACTATTGATGCCCTGGTCATGAACGGG GTGACGATGGAGGTTGGAGCTGTTGCTGCCATGAGATATGTGAAAGACGGCATCAGGGCTGCAAAATTAGTGATGCAACATACAGAACACACATTGCTTGTTGGCGAGCAGGCATCCGTTTTTGCCATTGCTATGGGTCTTCCAGGACCTGAAAACCTTAGTTCACCAGAGTCGATGGAGAAATGGACTATATGGAAAGAGAATCACTGCAAACCTAATTTTTGGAAAAATGTGGTGCCCGTCAATGGTTGTGGCCCTTATCATCCAAAGGGCATTATGAATGTCATTGAAGAGGAATGCTCCCAAATTAACCCGATTCCAAGATCGTGTCTGATTGGTCGTCATAGCCATGACACTATATCAATGGCTGTCATAGATCGA ATGGGGCATGTAGCCGTTGGTACATCAACTAATGGAGCTACGTACAAGATCCCGGGCAG AGTAGGAGATGGACCCATTCCAGGATCTTCAGCATATGCTGACAGTGATGTTGGAGCTTGTGGTGCAACAGGCGATGGCGACATCATGATGCGCTTCCTTCCATG TTATCAAGTTGTGGAGAGTATGAG TTCGAGGGAAGCTGCCGAAGATGCAATATCACGAATTGCCAGAAAATTTCCAGACTTTGTGGGAGCTGTTTTTGCCATCAATAAGACTGGTGTGCATGCTGGTGCTTGTCATGGATGGACATTTCAGTATTCTGTGAGAAGTTCCGATATGGATGACGTGGAAGTTTTCACCGTTTTCCCCAAAATCTGA